The genomic stretch TATTGGGTGGATAATCTGTTGGCTACAGATTGATGGCCCAAAAGTAATAGCGTTTTTTACATTCTGCAAGTGATTTGGTACAACCGGAAGGCACATGATAAGCAATACGAATATTTTCGGAGAAAAGAGCAGGGACGACTGTTAGGAAACAGGCCTCAAATCCAGTCCCACACCCGTTTTCCCAAATGTTACAGGGTACACGAAAAAAGCGGGTTAAGCTTCTGTTAAACTGGAAATAAGGCATCGGCCCACACTGAGTAGCAAATACACAATACGCAGCTCAACATTATTCCGCATCTTTGTACCCCAATTCTACAATCATGAAGATCGCCACTAAATTTATACATGCCGGCGCAGAGCCGGATCCTTCTACCGGAGCTATTATGACGCCTATCTACCAGACTTCCACTTTTGTACAGGAAGCTCCTGGCAAGAACCAGGGGTATGAATACGCCCGCTCTCAGAATCCTACCCGTACAGCGCTTGAATCCGCACTGGCCCAGATAGAGAACGGACAATACGGTCTGGCTTTCAGCAGTGGCGTAGCTGCTACAGATGCAGTGCTCAAACTATTACAGCCCGGTGATGAAGTGATTGCCGGTAATGATATGTACGGCGGCACTTACCGCCTCTTCACCAAAATATTTGAGAAGTTCGGGATCCGCTTCAAATACGTGGACCAGGGCAATGCGGAAAATATACGCGCCGCTATCAGCCCCGCTACCCGCCTGATCTGGACCGAAACACCTACCAACCCCCTGCTGAATGTGACCGATATTGCTGCTGTCACCGCTATCGGCAAAGAACATAAAGTACTGGTTTGCGTAGACAATACATTTGCCTCTCCGTACCTGCAAAACCCGCTGGACCTGGGCGCAGACATTGTGATGCACTCCTCCACCAAGTACCTGGGCGGTCATAGTGATGTGATCCAGGGCGCCCTGATGATGAACGACCAGTCCCTGCGTGACCAGCTTTATTTCATCCAGAAAAGCTGCGGCGCAGTACCCGGACCAATGGACTGCTTCCTGGTACTGCGCGGGATCAAGACCCTGCATGTACGCATGCAGCGCCATTGTGAGAACGGAGAAAAGATTGCGCACTTCCTTCGTAATCATCCCAGGGTAGGCAAGGTATACTGGTGCGGATTCCCGGACCATGCCGGTTATGCCATTGCTCAGAAACAGATGCGTGGCTTTGGCGGTATGATGAGCTTTACCCTGAAAGATGACAGCGTGGAAACAGCCATGAAGCTGCTGTCTTCCACCCATCTCTTCTCCCTGGCCGAAAGCCTGGGCGGTGTAGAGTCCCTGATCAATCACCCCGCTTCCATGACCCATGCCTCCATTCCCCGCGAAGAAAGGATCAGGAATGGTCTTTCCGATTCGCTGATCCGGTTGAGTGTTGGTATTGAAGACGCCGACGACCTGATAGAAGACCTGCGGCAGGCCATTGAAAAATAAGCTGCCCATGCCCGCTACTACCAGGAGATTGGCTGAATTCCTGAACAGGAAAGCCGCTGAATATAACCGGCCTTCCTTTATCAAGGATGATCCCATTTCAATTCCGCACCTGTTCACCCGTAAACAGGATATTGAGATCGCCGGCCTGTTTGCCGCCATCTTTGCCTGGGGCAACAGGACCACTATTATCCGCAAGACCACGGAGCTGATGCAGCTGATGGATAATGCGCCGCACCAGTTTGTGATGGACAGTGCTCCCCGCAAGCTGAAAGCGCTGGAGGTCTTCAAACACCGCACCTTTAATACTACGGACCTCTATTATTTCATAGAATTCCTCCAGCACCATTACACGCAGCACGAGAGCCTGGAAGCGGCTTTCACCAAAGGCATGCAGCCCGGAGATACAGATGTGGAGAACGCCCTCACCGGCTTCTATGAACATTTCTTTTCCCTGGAAGCCGTGCCTGCCCGGACCCGGAAGCATATTGCCACGCCGGCCCGCAAATCTTCCTGCAAAAGACTCAATATGTACCTGCGCTGGATGGTCCGCAAGGACAATAACGGCGTTGATCTTGGTATCTGGAATACCATCAGCATGGCGCAGCTGGTTTGCCCCATTGACCTGCATGTGGCCCGCGTAGCCAAAAGATTTGGCCTGCTGCAACGGCCCCAGGCAGACTGGCTGGCAGCGCAGGAGCTGACCGGTTATCTCCGTAAGCTGGATCCTGACGATCCGGCCAGGTATGATTTTGCGTTGTTTGGCCTGGGCGTAGTAGAAAAATTTTAACGGCTCAGAGACCGCTGCCAAACTTCCGGAGGTTATAGATAAAGCTCAGCAGGCAATATCGCTGCAATACTTCCGTCTGCATATCCTGGATATACGTTTGGGTTACCGTGCGCGAGACATTGGTGCTTTGCTTCAGCACGTCATAGACTGCAAAACGCAGGATACCCTGTTTCTTTTTGAACAACTGGTAGTTGACAGCGGCATTCCACATAGTAACGCCTTTACGGAATCCGGGTGCAATGCGGCTGTTATAGCTATACTGGATATTGTTCTCTACAATAAGGCGTTTAGGCCAGTTGGTGAATACATCCACGGTCAGCTGGTGATTGATGGTTTGCGCATCGGCCGCATCCTGGATGGAATAGCGGGTATCACTGAACTGGATATTGTAGGCAGGCATCATGGTGAACAGCTCCTTATAGGTGACGCTCATGCCTGTACGGGAAGAAAGCCCATACGTTTTTGAGTTGTTGCGCACCTTATTGGTGAACACGATATTCTGGCTGAAATTGCCCGCCAGGGTTGCATTCCAGCGCAGGGACCAGTCACTGATCTTCCAGGTCTTACTGTAAGTGGCGTTGGCGCTCATATTGTAATTGCCGTTCACGTTCAGCGGTCTGCTCACCTGCCGGCCCACACTGTCAAAATATGTTTCATTCACAATCATATTGCTGGTAGTGGAAAAGCTGCCGCTGCCATACCAGTAATTCTGGGCGCTGGCCTTCCTGAACGAGATATTGACATTATGAAAGAAGGAAGGCCGCAGATCAGCGTTACCCAGTTGAACATACAGGGGATTGCTGTTGTCCGGCACCGGCTGCAGCTGCTGCAGGGAGGGCTGCTGGTTGCTGCCATTGTAATTGATGCCGAGTTCCGAGGTACGGCTAAGCTGGTAGGCAAAAGAAGCGGAAGGAAATATGCTCATGTATTGCTGGGCCAGGTCGGCCTTGCCAACCGTAAAATTCTCCTGCGTCAGCCACTGTACGCCCAGCCCGGCATTGGAGCGGATCTTGCCTTTGCCGCTGTACACGATATTCAGGTCCGGGTTATGCGTTTCTGTATTGTTGCGAAAGGCGGTACTGTACAGGCTATCGCGGATATCATATTCGCCGGTAAGGGCATTGTAGCGGTTAGTGACCTTATCAGAGCGGTTATTGCTGCTGCGGTAATTGTACCGGAACAGGAGGGTCAGCGCTTTGCTGACCGGCTCGGAATAGCTGAAAGAAATACCAATGGACTGGTTCAAATTATTACCAATCCCCCGCTGGTTGATACTGTCCGCCGTATTGGGTCCATCCGTTTTAAAATATTCGTTCTTCCCGATATTCCTGTCTTCCAGGTTCTGCTTATCATAGTTCATATTCAGGCTAAGGGAGATGCCGCGGCCTTCTTTCCGCAGCCTTCGCCCCATGAACAGGTCGGCGCCTACGCCATTGTTACGCGTCTGGCTGAACACATCATTGGCGCTGGTATTGATGGTATCCCCCTTCATGCTGAGGGAGGAAGCCTGGTTGCTGCTGGCGCTGGTACCGGAAGTATTGTTGTAGAAAGCATTCAGGTACATGCTGGTCAGGGAATCAGGCCGGAAGTCCATATTGGTATGTACGCGCTGGCTGCGATTGTTACTGCCATTGCTGGTGGCAGAACGGTACAGGAAACTGGTATCGGGTAAAATGTTCTCCCGCTGCAAACGGGTGGTATTGGACACAGCGCCCGAATTATAAAAATAGCTGCCGGTCATGGTCAGCCGCGGATTGAATACATTGCTGAAGTTCAGACCTGCTGCTTTGGATTCGGTCCGTCCTGAACTCCCTCCGCCAAAACTACTCTGGGCGTTACTGATGCTGAAGTTGCCGCCACCAAAACTGCGGTTGGTATTATTGGCATTGGCAATGAAATTGGCCTGTCTTTTATCATCAAAAAAATTGAGGCTGGCGCCGGCCTCATAGCGTTCTTCTGAACCCAGGGCGCCCATCAGCCTGCCGAAGACGCCCTGCTTCTGGTCTTTTTTCAGTGTCAGGTTGATCACTTTATCTTCATTGCCGGTGGTGAGCTTATTGAACTGGTTCTGCTTTGTTTTGTCGTCCGCCACCTGGATCTTGTCAATGATATTGCGCGGCAGGTTCTTCAGGGCTACCAGGGGATCGTTGCCAAAAAAATCCTTCCCGTCAATAGTTATCTTGTTCACTTTTTTTCCGTTGACCAGGATATTACCATCCTTATCCAGTTCCACGCCCGGCAACTGTTTCAGCAGGTCTTCCAGCAGGGCGTCAGGCGCTGTTTTAAAAGAGCCGGCATTGAATTCCAGGGTATCTTTTTTGAGCAGCATGGGCGGCCGCTGGCCTACCACCATCACTTCTTCCAGTTGTTTGTACCCGCTGCGGAGCCGGATAAGGCCCAGGTTGAGTTCCTTTTTATCGGCCGGCACGGAAAAGCGCCGGATATAGGGATGCATATCACTGAAGGAGATCAGCATTTCACAGTCCGCATCCAGCGGAACATCTTTGATCAGGAATTCGCCTCTTCTGTTGGTGAGGGCGTAGCCTACAAGGGAGGAATCTGCCACTTCGAAGACGGATACAGTGGCGGCTTCTACCGGCTGCCGGAGCAGGGAGTCCACTACTGTTCCTTTGAGGGTACCAGTTGGTCTCTTCTGCGCGTGGAGGGTGGCAGTAAGCAATAAGTACAACAACGACATAAATAGGCACACACCTAACCGCATAGTCAGGAAAAGATTTGTCAGTAACAAAGGGGAAACTATGTTACCGGATCAGGAAAAAGTATGTCTTACATTTATGTCGAGTTCGTAAAATTAGCCAATTGAGCCCAGAAAAAGACATATTGTTTGTACAGGAAAACATTTACAGGGAATTTAACGTGCGGCTACCCAACGGGGACGCACAGTACCTGGAACTGGCCACAAGGATCAATGAGCTGATCAACCAGGATTTTTCCGGCCTGGTCACTATCCTGTACCGCCTGGATGTAGGGGAAGAAAAGGTAAAACAGGCGTTGCGTGATCAACCGGGTACAGATGCAGGCCTGCTCATTGCCCGGCTGGTAATAGAAAGGTTACTGGAGAAAGCCAGCGCCCGGCAGCAATTCCAACCAAAGTCAGGTATTCCCGATGACGAGAAATGGTGAATAATTCCTAAGTTCGCTGCATGAACGCCATAGAGGTACATGACACCCGTACAGCCCGCGAATTCATTGAGCTGCCGGCCCAATTTTACAGGAACGACAAAAACTGGATCTGCCCCCTGCAGGATGATGTTGAGGCGGTATTTGACCCCGTACGGAATGTTTTTTTTACCCATGGCGAATGCACCCGCTGGCTCCTGCGCAATGATGCCGGGGAAACCATTGGTCGCATAGCGGCTTTTATTAATAAAGAAAAAGCCCATAAGAATGTACAACCCACCGGCGGCGTGGGCTTTTTTGAATGCATTAACGACCAGCAGGCTGCCTTTTTCCTCTTTGATACCGCCAAAGCCTGGCTGCAGGCCCGGGGCATGGAGGCCATGGACGGCCCCATTAACTTTGGAGAGAATGATAAATTCTGGGGACTGCTGGTAGAAGGCTTTAAACCGCCCAGCCTGGGAATGAACTATAACCCGCCCTATTACGTACCCTTTTTTGAGCAATACGGTTTCCGCAAACAATATGACCAGCTGACCAATTTCCTGGATGCCACTGTGCCCTTACCGGAACGGTTCACCAAAATTGCCGACTGGGTCATGCGCAAACCGGGTTACTCTTTTAAACATTTCGATAAAAAGCAATTTGATAAGTTCGCTGCTGATTTCCAGGAGATCTACAATGATGCCTGGAGCAACTTTGAGAATTTTACCCAGATAGAGATGGGCACTATCAAGGAATCCTTCCGCCAGATGCAGGCCATCATGGACGAAAAGATCATCTGGTTTGCCTATTACAATGAAGAACCTATTGCTTTTGTACTCTGTTTACCGGATGTGAACCAGATCCTCAGGCATGTGAATGGTAAACTGGACCTCTGGGGCAAGCTTAAATTCCTCTGGTATAAGAACACCACAACTATTGAACGCCTGCGCATTATTATCATGGGCTGTAAAAAGAAATACCAGAACCATGGCGTTGAATCAGCCCTGATCCGCTGTTTGCAGATTGAGGTATTACCCCGCAATACCATCAAAGGCGTGGAACTGGCCTGGGTAGGTGATTTCAATGATAAGATGCTGGCCATCCATGAAGCCACCGGCGCCAAAAAAGATAAAGTACACCGCACCTATCGTTGCGTGTTCGGAAAGGCCAGCTAATTTTTGAACATCAGTTCCTGCACCTTTTCCTTGTCTTCTCTTTCCTTCTTCAGATCAAACATGGTACCAAACACACGGTCCCAGATAGTAGTGCTGACACCGTATCCCTTGTGCTCATCCTTGTAATGATGCAGGTGGTGATTGCGCCACAGGGGTTTCATCCATTTAAAAGGCGGGTTCCAGGCATGGATAGCATAGTGCATGCTGCCATACATCAGGTAACCCAGGATAAACCCGGGGAAGAACATGAAGGCATTGTTCCGCATGATCAGGTACATAATGCCGAAGATGGCGGAAGCAATGATCAGGCTGGGTACCGGCGGCATGAACAGGCGTTCCCTGTCCCGCGGGTAATGGTGGTGGTTGCCATGCATGATATAAATGAACTTCTGCGCCCGCTGGCTGTCAGCTATCATGTGGAAGATATAACGATGCATGATATACTCAAAGAAGGTCCAGAAGAACATACCGCCCAGATAGATGAGGGCCATCCGCCAGCCGGGATAGCCCAGTCTGCTGACGGCATACCAGGGCATGCCCACAAATACCGGCAGGTACATCCCCCAGATGAATAACGGATGGGTCTTGGTGAGCATTTCCAGGAACCGGTTATTGAATAGCCGGGCCTGTCCTTTGTTGTGGATCTTTTCAAACTTCATGTGCCGCCTATTTATACAAATATAATTATAAGATACCTCAGTACCCTTCTACCCCTATTCCTTACATCATTCCGGTAAAAAAGTTTGCCGGGGTCATTAATTTTCAAGGCCTGAAGGGATTTGCAAAGAAGCTGCCAGGGCAGGCGCTGGTGCGGATCAGCACCGGACAAATGGCGTATGACCCTGACACCTGTTCGGCAACAACGTTAACGGCGTGGTTCCTGGTCGTTAGAATAATTGAAGCGGAATGCTGACAGGTTGGGCTTTACAGGACGGGACCTGCCCAGTTCATACTGGTAGATGATGTCACCAATTTCACGAAAGAAGGGATAACCGGTTTCCTCGTACTCGTATTTATTGTCGTTCAGTACGCCATCCTTGTTCACGTAGATCACGGCGCTCACCATGAATTCCACACCCTGTTGAAGATCCACTACATAAGCAGCATCTGTCAGGAAGCCGTAGGCCCAGCCAGCCTTGTTGAAAGAGCGCATGGAACCCGGTATCCTGGAACTGTCCGCCCGCCAGTTAAAGAATTTGGTATAGCTGTCGAAGAACTCGGTGGTATCAAAAGTGGGGTTGCTGCTTTCGGAAGGAAGCTGTGACATGTACTGCCGCAGGAAGCGGTAGTCGGATTGCTGCAGCCGGAAGCGTTTGGCCAGCGGGGTAGCTGCGGGGAACAGGACGGCCTGGAGGATCTGCTGCAAATCTTCCAGGGGTAAGCGATTATGGGTGGAAAAATCCATGGGCGCCAGCACCAGGCTATCGTTCCGGTTATAATGCGCCTTGCCGATGGTATCCGTCCTGCTGAAATCAAAACTGTCCCTGTTGAAAGCAGGCGGCAGCCGGCAGAGCAGTTCTTTGTTGCGGACAAACCGGATGGCATTGGTATGGCGGTTCTGGTCGGCGCTGAGGGGCACAAAGCGCCGGGTGATCCGGGCATCTTTATAGCCCATTCCCCATAAGCGCCTGTTGAGGGTCCGCTGCCCCACCAGTTCATACAGCCGGTTATAGGCATCGTTGTCACTGACCAGGAAGATCTTGCGGATATAGTGGGCTACCGACGGATAGCCGTCGGCAGAAGTGCTGTCCCAGCTGACCAGCTCCTGCCCGCTGTAGCTGCTGTCGGTCAGCATGGTAGTGAATTTATTGACACCGTATTTCCGGAGGCTGTTGATCTTCTCCAGCGCCAGCAAAGCAGTGGGCAACTTGACGGTGGAAGCAGGATTGAAATACCGCCTGCGGTCCACATTGAGGTAAAAATTAGTGAAGTGCGGGCGGTTCTGGGCATCTCTGTTGATCCTTGTATAAATGACCTGGTATTGAAACGTCTCCGGCTGGTCAAGCACCTGTTGCAGAAAGGGAGAGGCCCGCTGCCGGACCAGTTGCCGGAGCCAGGGATCAGTCTTTGGCTGGGCAGTCAATGAGCTGGTCACTAACAGCAACAATACAGCGAGCAATGGTTTCATGGACAAAAGATACGAACAAATAGAATCCATTGCCGTAATCCACCCGGATGGGCTATCTTGCAAGCCTTAAATCTTTGCCGTTTATGAAATTGGTGTCTTATTTACGGGATCATCAGGATCGCCTGGCCTTACTGGTCGATGGATTATTGTACGATGCAGAAAACCTGCACCCCGAGCTGCCGCAGAATATGAGCATGCTCCTGCATTACTGGGAAGATTTTATCCCTATGGCAAAGGGCTGCGAGATCATGATCAGAGAAGGAAAGATCTCTTCCGACAGGGCAATTCCTTTTGACGCAGCACCGTTGCTGGCGCCTGTTCCCTTCCCTGCTTCCTGCAGGGACGGATATGCGTTCAGGCAACACGTTGAAGCGGCTCGTCGCAACCGTAAAGTAGCCATGATCCCGGAATTTGACCAGTATCCCATTCTTTATTTCACCAATCACCTCGCTGTACAGGGCCCTGGCGAAATTGTCTGCATGCCCGATCATTTTGAAAAGCTCGATTTTGAACTGGAAGCTGCCATTGTGATCTGCAAACAGGGCCGGAATATCCGGGCTGAAGAAGCTGACCAATATATCGGCGGCCTCATGATCATGAATGATATGAGCGCCCGCAGGTTGCAGATGGAAGAAATGCTGCTGAACCTGGGACCGGCCAAGGGCAAGGATTTCAGCACTGTCATCGGCCCCTGCATTGTGACCCTGGATGAGCTGGAGCAATATGAGATACCCGCCAAAGTGGGCCATACCGGCAAAAGCTGGAACCTGCGCATGCAATGCCGGGTGAATGGTCAGCAGGTAAGTGAAGGTAATATTGGCGATATGGACTGGACCTTTGCCGAGATCATTGAACGCGCTTCCTATGGCGTTACCCTGCACCCCGGCGAAGTGATCGGCAGCGGTACCGTAGGCACCGGCTGTTTCCTGGAACTGAACGGTACCGGCAAGCTCAATGACCCCAACTATACCGAACAATGGTTGCAGGAAGGAGATGTAGTGGAACTGGAGATTGATGGCATCGGCGTACTCAGCAATACCATTGTCCGGGAAGATGATGATTTTTCCATACTGGCCAGAAAGAAAAACAGCTAAGCCACCCCGTTATGATACTCGACCTGCAACAACTCAGCCCGGCGGAAAGACAGCAGTACCTGCAACATGCCATTGCTCCCCGCCCTATCTGTTTTGCCAGTACCATTGACCGGGCAGGTCAGGTGAACCTGAGCCCTTTCAGCTTTTTCAACCTCTTCTCTTCCAACCCGCCTATCGTGATCTTTTCACCGGCCAGGCGGGTGCGCGATAATACCACCAAGCATACCCTGCAGAATTTGCAGGAGGTGCCGGAGGTAGTGATCAATATTGTGGACTATGCCATGGTGCAGCAGACCAGCCTGGCCAGCTGCGAATTCCCCAGGGAAGTGAACGAATTCAGTAAGTCGGGCTTTACACCCGAGCCGGCAACACTTGTTCAACCGCCCATGGTAAAGGAAAGCAGGATCAAAATGGAATGCCGGGTGCAGGAGATCAAATCCCTGGGCACCGAAGGCGGGGCCGGCAACCTGGTGATCTGCGAAGTGCTGCGTATGCATATTGACGATAGCCTGCTCAATGCGAAAAAAGGCATTGACCAGCGCAAGCTGCAACTGGTGGCCCGGCTTGGGGGCGACTGGTACTGCAAAGTGGATGAAACCAACCTGTTCCAGGTGGAGAAGCCCAATATTAAATTAGGTATCGGCGTGGACGCCCTGCCTGAGCCCATCCGCCAGAGCAGCATCCTCACAGGCAATCACCTCGGACAGTTGGGCAACGTGCATGAAATGCCGGTTATTGATCCCGCCTTTGCCGATGACAACCTCAGGAATATTTTCCAGTATTATTCCGTGAACCCGGAAGAAATGGAAAAAGAGCTGCACCGCTATGCACAGCAATTACTGGATGCCGGCAAGGTGACAGAAGCCTGGCAGGTTCTGCTGGCCAATAATTAACTACATCCAGTTCCTGTCAGCACTTTCAATAGCATATAGCGCATAGTTGCGGATTCGCTGTGCCAGCGCCAGCGGGATCCAGGGAATGCTGATGGCACCGCCGGCTGTATTGAGCAGCAGGGTGGCCAGGCCTTTGCGCCGCTGAAAGATGGACTGTTTCAACACCACCTGCTGGATCTTGTACCATTGCACCACTTCATATTCCCTTCCCCATACCCCCCTCTTCACCTGTAAAGCGCCCGGCGAGAGATAGAGCCTGAAATTACGCCGGAAGAAGATGGCATTCAGCCATACATAGGGTATCCAGAGCAAGGTCCAGAGCAACCCCGCCTGCCAGTACCAGATAGCCGTAATAGGTAAAGCTATCAGCAGGGGCAGCACCCCCACTATCAGCGCCCGCCGTAACGGATACTCCGGGGCGATCCGGTGTTCCGAATCCGCATTCGGTTGCACGGCAGGGTGATACTGCTGCAGCAGCAGGTCTATAAAGGATGGCCTGGTAACAGGCACTGTAACTTTTCGCTTTTGATGGTTATTATCCAGCGAGCCTGTCACCTGGTGGAATTCCAGGTTATACAGACCAAGCATGCGCCGCACCCAGTTGCCTTCCCAGGAAATATACTGGATCTTGGTATAGGGCACCAGGTTCTGCCGGCTGTTGATGAGCCCGCTCCTGATCTTATAACCCTGTGCTGTTTCCGCCAGTTCAAAATTGAAATAGGCCAGCAGGATGCGGGTCATGGACACCACTATCAGGATCAGCAGCACCAGCATAGTAATAATAGCGATGGAAGCAATAGTGGCATGAAAGGCTTTGGAAGAGGATTTGATGGTCTGCACCACCCGGCTGCCGAAAGCTTCGTCCAGGTTATTGAGTGAGGTGATGGCAAAGGCCAGTACCACAAAGAAGGCCTGGATATGATTGGCGGAGAGGCCCAGTTTCAGCAGGTCGCTGGCGCCCAGGGTAATGATAGGTGTTTCAATGGTGGCGGCCACTGTCCCGTCTTCCGTGTACACCTGCAGCTCCTGTAACAGGAAGGTCTTGAGCTGTTCTGCTTTGGCCATATCCAGCGCTTCAATAGTGGCTTCGGTCTTGTCGGACCCCGCCGTATCAATGCGGACCCGGGCCACTTTTGTCAGCTGGTGCAGGGGGCCCTGTTCAATATGAACGGCCTGTATTTTTTCCAGGGGGATAATGATGGTCTTTTTACTGAGCACGCCTTTGCGCACCACCAGTTCCCCGTCCAGGATCTGGAAGCGGAAATAATAGAATTCTATCAGGGAGCGCAGCAGGAAAAGAACAGGCGCAATAATAAAGAGTATCTCAAAGCTGTCCAGCCCGCGGCTCCCGCGGCGAAATACCAGTACGATCAGGGCCGGCCAGAAGGTCTTGATAAAACTGATGATCGTTTTTGTCAGGATCACCCAGATACCCCCTCTTGCCTGCCGCTGCGGCTGGCTCCAGCTATTCTGCATGGGCGGCATCAGGTTCATGGACTATTTTTTTGGTGATCCATTCTTTCAGGGCATAGGCATCGGCTTCTACCAGGCCGGGGATCTTCAGGTCGGTATCATTGGGACCGGCGGAATACAGGACCAGGGCCGCCAGCCCGTAGCGGCGCTCAATAGGACCGGCCGTTACCGTACTATGCAGTACCCGGTTGAAAGGGCAGGTATGAATTCTCTGGACGAACCAACCGGTCCGGTAAATGATATCCCGCTCGCGGACAGCATAGGCTTTTACGGAAAAGCCTTTTTCCATCGCCAGGCGCCAGACCAGGCATCCGAAAGTAATGCTTCCCAGGACCAGCATCCACCAGCGGGGCTGGTACAGACCGGGGGTCATAGCCACCACGCCGGCGCCTATGGCCAGCAACACCAGCGTGCTCAGGCCCCACTGCCAGCGCAATACCGTAAAGTAACTGCGCTCAATAGGCTTGAACGCCACATCTTCCGCTTTGGGAAGGGTTTCCGTGTCAACCGGAGCATTCAGAAATTCCATACCTTAAAAATAGGTCCTTTGCGCTATTTTTGCAGCCGCTTTGTTTCGGACGGACCGGAACAGCTAACCATATCAATATTATTTAGCATGCATTTATCAGATCAGGAGATTATCCGCAGAGAGAAAATGGCCAGCTTGCAGGAAATGGGCATCGACCCTTATCCCGCAGCTTTGTACCCCGTTAATTCCAATGCCGCCTTTATCAAGGCTAATTATAAAGGAGAAGAGAATAAGGCAGATTTTGCTGAAGTATGCCTGGCCGGCCGCATCATGAGCGTCAGGGACATGGGTAAGGCCAATTTTGCCGTACTGCAGGACAGCACCGGTAAGATCCAGCTCTATATCAAACGCGATGAGATCTGCCCCGGAGAAGACAAGAGCCTGTACGACAAGGTATGGAAACACCACACTGATATCGGTGATATCATTGGGGTAAAAGGATATGTATTCACCACCAAGACCGGCGAAACATCCATCCACGTACTGGAGCTCACTTTCCTGACCAAGGCGCTGAAGCCTTTACCCGTTGTGAAAGAGAAAGACGGTGAAACCTTTGACGAGGTGACCGATCCTGAATTCCGCTATCGCCAGCGCTATGCCGACCTGATCGTTAATCCCCAGGTGAAAGAAACCTTTCTGAAGCGCACCAGAATGATCAATACCATCCGCGATTTCCTGAACAGCCAGGGCGCGCTGGAAGTAGATACCCCGGTACTGCAGGCCATCCCCGGCGGCGCTGCCGCCCGGCCCTTTATTACCCACCACAATGCGCTGGACGTACCTTTCTACCTGCGTATTGCCAA from Candidatus Pseudobacter hemicellulosilyticus encodes the following:
- a CDS encoding outer membrane beta-barrel protein, with protein sequence MSLLYLLLTATLHAQKRPTGTLKGTVVDSLLRQPVEAATVSVFEVADSSLVGYALTNRRGEFLIKDVPLDADCEMLISFSDMHPYIRRFSVPADKKELNLGLIRLRSGYKQLEEVMVVGQRPPMLLKKDTLEFNAGSFKTAPDALLEDLLKQLPGVELDKDGNILVNGKKVNKITIDGKDFFGNDPLVALKNLPRNIIDKIQVADDKTKQNQFNKLTTGNEDKVINLTLKKDQKQGVFGRLMGALGSEERYEAGASLNFFDDKRQANFIANANNTNRSFGGGNFSISNAQSSFGGGSSGRTESKAAGLNFSNVFNPRLTMTGSYFYNSGAVSNTTRLQRENILPDTSFLYRSATSNGSNNRSQRVHTNMDFRPDSLTSMYLNAFYNNTSGTSASSNQASSLSMKGDTINTSANDVFSQTRNNGVGADLFMGRRLRKEGRGISLSLNMNYDKQNLEDRNIGKNEYFKTDGPNTADSINQRGIGNNLNQSIGISFSYSEPVSKALTLLFRYNYRSSNNRSDKVTNRYNALTGEYDIRDSLYSTAFRNNTETHNPDLNIVYSGKGKIRSNAGLGVQWLTQENFTVGKADLAQQYMSIFPSASFAYQLSRTSELGINYNGSNQQPSLQQLQPVPDNSNPLYVQLGNADLRPSFFHNVNISFRKASAQNYWYGSGSFSTTSNMIVNETYFDSVGRQVSRPLNVNGNYNMSANATYSKTWKISDWSLRWNATLAGNFSQNIVFTNKVRNNSKTYGLSSRTGMSVTYKELFTMMPAYNIQFSDTRYSIQDAADAQTINHQLTVDVFTNWPKRLIVENNIQYSYNSRIAPGFRKGVTMWNAAVNYQLFKKKQGILRFAVYDVLKQSTNVSRTVTQTYIQDMQTEVLQRYCLLSFIYNLRKFGSGL
- a CDS encoding TIGR02757 family protein, with the protein product MPATTRRLAEFLNRKAAEYNRPSFIKDDPISIPHLFTRKQDIEIAGLFAAIFAWGNRTTIIRKTTELMQLMDNAPHQFVMDSAPRKLKALEVFKHRTFNTTDLYYFIEFLQHHYTQHESLEAAFTKGMQPGDTDVENALTGFYEHFFSLEAVPARTRKHIATPARKSSCKRLNMYLRWMVRKDNNGVDLGIWNTISMAQLVCPIDLHVARVAKRFGLLQRPQADWLAAQELTGYLRKLDPDDPARYDFALFGLGVVEKF
- a CDS encoding GNAT family N-acetyltransferase — translated: MNAIEVHDTRTAREFIELPAQFYRNDKNWICPLQDDVEAVFDPVRNVFFTHGECTRWLLRNDAGETIGRIAAFINKEKAHKNVQPTGGVGFFECINDQQAAFFLFDTAKAWLQARGMEAMDGPINFGENDKFWGLLVEGFKPPSLGMNYNPPYYVPFFEQYGFRKQYDQLTNFLDATVPLPERFTKIADWVMRKPGYSFKHFDKKQFDKFAADFQEIYNDAWSNFENFTQIEMGTIKESFRQMQAIMDEKIIWFAYYNEEPIAFVLCLPDVNQILRHVNGKLDLWGKLKFLWYKNTTTIERLRIIIMGCKKKYQNHGVESALIRCLQIEVLPRNTIKGVELAWVGDFNDKMLAIHEATGAKKDKVHRTYRCVFGKAS
- a CDS encoding sterol desaturase family protein, producing MKFEKIHNKGQARLFNNRFLEMLTKTHPLFIWGMYLPVFVGMPWYAVSRLGYPGWRMALIYLGGMFFWTFFEYIMHRYIFHMIADSQRAQKFIYIMHGNHHHYPRDRERLFMPPVPSLIIASAIFGIMYLIMRNNAFMFFPGFILGYLMYGSMHYAIHAWNPPFKWMKPLWRNHHLHHYKDEHKGYGVSTTIWDRVFGTMFDLKKEREDKEKVQELMFKN
- a CDS encoding cystathionine gamma-synthase, whose protein sequence is MKIATKFIHAGAEPDPSTGAIMTPIYQTSTFVQEAPGKNQGYEYARSQNPTRTALESALAQIENGQYGLAFSSGVAATDAVLKLLQPGDEVIAGNDMYGGTYRLFTKIFEKFGIRFKYVDQGNAENIRAAISPATRLIWTETPTNPLLNVTDIAAVTAIGKEHKVLVCVDNTFASPYLQNPLDLGADIVMHSSTKYLGGHSDVIQGALMMNDQSLRDQLYFIQKSCGAVPGPMDCFLVLRGIKTLHVRMQRHCENGEKIAHFLRNHPRVGKVYWCGFPDHAGYAIAQKQMRGFGGMMSFTLKDDSVETAMKLLSSTHLFSLAESLGGVESLINHPASMTHASIPREERIRNGLSDSLIRLSVGIEDADDLIEDLRQAIEK